In the Podospora bellae-mahoneyi strain CBS 112042 chromosome 4, whole genome shotgun sequence genome, one interval contains:
- a CDS encoding hypothetical protein (EggNog:ENOG503NXAD; COG:S) yields MARDQVLPSEIQETALLQLLANSLVLSQTAPYLSCYDVLNLAATSRAFRFLIYHTPQVFRRLDLGNVKTAQFDSDAVDRGGQTWRNVQLDETLTEDDFYSRPLRGIFFNLRRHDILRDVQVLTLDGLSVTAELIHDILIDPAFSVRILSIRDVKNLNERKLQKTLQYACRESRPEGTPRLKGLYVFGPKDPVPEAAPPQESSRSPSPTSPAAVAAAWNTRSQQTLTASLIEEPEAWYSRRGSQFPCRINPDWASTLVACDGIIAFDSVLCTSPRHINSLAWGKVNLDVLKAAGSPASALIPHFNVATHSLGGCEGCGSAPEGFTVWGEDNYPEERDTEGRRSSHTSMADIGRFPLLPPPPMHSSTLSAAMCPTGQAVRHRLSYLRKGNQSKARFIPRCFDCIRDRYCAGCNKWWCETCYVGAFAGSSGGHAGLNSGDHPPVLKSCWECGMNCKDCIESTQRMCTRCGGGYCLIHNEGSDMISGV; encoded by the exons ATGGCCAGAGACCAAGTTTTACCTTCAGAGATTCAAGAAACCGCACTACTTCAACTGCTTGCCAATTCCCTAGTCCTTTCCCAAACAGCTCCGTACCTGTCCTGCTACGATGTCTTGAATCTGGCTGCCACATCGCGCGCATTTCGTTTCCTGATCTACCATACCCCGCAAGTCTTCCGCCGCCTGGATTTGGGCAACGTCAAGACAGCCCAGTTTGACAGTGATGCCGTTGACCGGGGTGGCCAGACCTGGCGCAATGTTCAGCTTGACGAAACCTTGACTGAGGACGA TTTCTATTCGAGACCTCTGAGAggcatcttcttcaacctccgACGGCATGACATCCTTCGGGATGTGCAGGTTTTGACCCTTGATGGTCTTTCTGTCACTGCCGAGCTCATCCACGACATCCTAATTGATCCGGCATTTTCGGTTCGCATTCTATCGATCCGCGATGTCAAGAATCTGAATGAACGAAAGCTCCAAAAGACACTACAATATGCGTGTCGGGAGTCCAGACCTGAGGGCACACCGCGGCTCAAGGGTCTCTATGTGTTTGGTCCGAAGGATCCGGTACCTGAGgcggctcctcctcaggaGAGCTCCCGGAGTCCTTCACCTACCAGTCCGGCCGCGGTAGCAGCAGCCTGGAACACGCGAAGCCAACAAACACTGACGGCTTCTCTCATTGAGGAACCTGAGGCGTGGTATTCTCGCCGTGGCAGCCAGTTTCCGTGTCGGATCAACCCCGACTGGGCCTCTACGCTTGTGGCCTGCGATGGCATAATTGCATTTGATTCAGTTCTTTGCACCAGCCCCAGGCATATCAACTCGCTGGCATGGGGCAAGGTTAACCTCGATGTTCTGAAAGCCGCGGGCTCCCCAGCATCTGCATTGATCCCTCACTTCAACGTGGCCACTCACAGTCTCGGTGGCTGTGAGGGATGTGGCTCTGCACCCGAAGGTTTTACAGTGTGGGGAGAAGACAACTATCCAGAAGAAAGAGATACTGAGGGAAGAAGGTCTAGTCATACTTCCATGGCCGACATTGGGAGGTtcccgctgctgcccccGCCTCCGATGCATTCTTCGACCCTGAGCGCTGCAATGTGTCCGACTGGCCAGGCGGTCCGGCACCGACTTTCTTACCTGAGAAAGGGAAACCAGAGCAAGGCACGCTTCATCCCACGCTGTTTTGACTGCATTAGAGACAGGTACTGCGCCGGGTGCAACAAATGGTGGTGCGAGACGTGCTATGTCGGGGCGTTTGCAGGATCATCCGGTGGCCATGCTGGATTGAATTCAGGGGACCAT CCCCCGGTTCTGAAGAGTTGTTGGGAATGCGGCATGAAC TGCAAAGACTGCATTGAAAGCACACAGCGGATGTGCACAAGATGCGGTGGTGGATACTGCCTCATCCACAATGAAGGATCTGATATGATTTCT GGTGTGTAG